One part of the Chryseobacterium sp. 7 genome encodes these proteins:
- the glmM gene encoding phosphoglucosamine mutase, whose product MSLIKSISGIRGTIGGKVNDNLTPLDVVKFASAFGTWLQNNKNKKNLTLIIGRDARISGQMVSSLVTATLQGLGINVVDLGLSTTPTVEVMVPELNADGGIILTASHNPKQWNALKLLNEKGEFITGENGAEVLALAESEDFNYAEVDDLGKYETRDDAFDIHIQQILDLPMVDVEAIKAKNFKVVLDAVNSTGGIAIPMLLDKLGCETIKLYCEPTGHFPHNPEPLKEHLGDICELVKKEKADLGVVVDPDVDRLALIDEKGEMFGEEYTLVAVADYLLKHKKGAAISNLSSSRALRDVANSHDSEYFASAVGEVNVVTLMKEKNAVIGGEGNGGIIYPELHYGRDSLVGVALFLTHLAKENKTVSELRAGYPSYFMGKKKIELTPEIDVDAILSKMGQEYQNEDVSTVDGVKIDFEKNWVHLRKSNTEPIIRIYTEAKSQEEADQLGDDIIAKIKSLI is encoded by the coding sequence ATGTCGTTAATAAAATCTATTTCCGGAATTCGCGGAACCATTGGTGGAAAGGTAAATGATAACTTAACACCACTGGATGTGGTAAAATTCGCATCCGCATTCGGAACCTGGCTTCAGAATAATAAAAATAAAAAAAACCTTACCCTTATCATCGGAAGAGATGCCAGAATCTCTGGTCAAATGGTTTCTTCCCTGGTAACCGCTACTTTGCAGGGATTGGGAATTAATGTGGTAGACTTAGGGCTTTCTACAACACCTACAGTAGAAGTGATGGTTCCTGAGCTGAATGCAGACGGAGGAATCATCCTTACCGCTTCTCACAACCCAAAACAATGGAATGCCCTTAAGCTATTAAACGAAAAAGGAGAGTTTATCACTGGTGAAAACGGAGCAGAGGTACTGGCTTTAGCAGAAAGTGAAGACTTCAATTATGCAGAAGTAGATGATCTTGGAAAATACGAGACAAGAGACGATGCTTTTGATATCCATATTCAGCAGATCCTGGATTTGCCAATGGTAGATGTAGAAGCAATCAAAGCGAAAAACTTTAAAGTGGTGCTGGATGCGGTAAACTCTACGGGAGGAATTGCTATTCCTATGCTTTTGGATAAATTAGGGTGTGAAACCATTAAATTATACTGCGAACCTACAGGTCACTTCCCACACAATCCTGAACCGCTGAAAGAACATTTGGGAGACATTTGTGAATTGGTGAAGAAAGAAAAAGCCGATTTAGGAGTGGTAGTAGATCCGGATGTAGACAGATTAGCTCTGATTGATGAAAAAGGTGAAATGTTTGGCGAAGAATACACCCTGGTAGCCGTTGCTGATTACCTGTTGAAGCATAAAAAAGGTGCTGCAATTTCCAATCTTTCTTCAAGCCGAGCATTGAGAGATGTAGCAAATTCCCACGATTCAGAATACTTTGCAAGTGCTGTAGGAGAAGTAAACGTTGTTACTTTGATGAAAGAGAAAAATGCAGTAATCGGAGGAGAAGGAAACGGAGGAATTATCTACCCTGAATTACATTACGGAAGAGACTCTTTAGTAGGAGTAGCCTTATTCTTAACTCATTTAGCCAAAGAAAACAAAACGGTTTCCGAATTAAGAGCAGGATATCCAAGCTATTTCATGGGTAAAAAGAAGATAGAACTGACACCGGAAATTGATGTAGATGCCATCTTAAGCAAAATGGGGCAGGAATATCAGAATGAAGACGTTTCTACCGTAGACGGTGTTAAAATAGACTTTGAAAAGAATTGGGTTCACCTTAGAAAATCCAATACAGAACCGATTATCAGAATTTATACTGAAGCGAAATCTCAGGAAGAAGCAGATCAGTTAGGTGATGATATCATTGCTAAAATCAAGAGTTTAATCTAA
- a CDS encoding Crp/Fnr family transcriptional regulator — protein MFEHIKNRFPFPKEKWRKFLGSFERMEVPAKTLLLKEDEVSYNAYYIEKGIVRAWYNNDGKDVTFQFFLENTMFSSLESFKKGLPSMVSFETIEPCILYKINKPDVEAFLEDVYENPELRNLFMDALFERVFDYMKHFFSFIKDTPQQRYLNLVRQKPEIIKRVPQHYIASYLGITTVHLSRIKSKILKERLE, from the coding sequence ATGTTTGAGCATATCAAAAACAGATTTCCCTTTCCCAAAGAAAAATGGAGAAAATTTCTGGGCAGCTTCGAACGCATGGAAGTTCCTGCCAAAACCCTGCTTTTAAAGGAAGATGAGGTTTCCTATAACGCCTATTACATTGAAAAAGGTATTGTCAGAGCCTGGTACAATAATGACGGGAAAGATGTAACCTTCCAGTTTTTCCTTGAAAATACAATGTTCTCCTCTCTTGAGAGTTTTAAAAAAGGGTTGCCGAGTATGGTGTCATTTGAGACCATAGAACCGTGTATCCTGTACAAAATCAATAAACCTGATGTGGAAGCTTTTCTGGAAGATGTCTATGAAAATCCGGAGCTCAGAAACCTCTTTATGGATGCCCTTTTTGAAAGAGTATTTGACTATATGAAACATTTCTTTTCATTCATTAAAGACACTCCGCAGCAACGATATCTGAACCTGGTTAGGCAAAAACCCGAGATCATCAAAAGGGTTCCGCAGCATTATATTGCATCTTATCTGGGTATTACAACCGTGCATCTCAGCAGAATTAAAAGCAAAATATTGAAAGAGAGGCTGGAGTAG
- a CDS encoding zinc-binding alcohol dehydrogenase family protein, which translates to MKAAVVFEKGSIPQYADFPEPEVQENEILVSVKAASIKNLDRARAGGNHYSTENQEYQPTIIGTDGAGYLKNGDKVYFFSKKGTVSEKAAADKKMIISIPEDLDFSLAAALPNAVMGSAMALKFKAGIQKGNTVLINGATGITGRIAVQIARLYGAQKIIVTGRNEESLQSLCELGADEVVSLKLDDHDFKQKIKELHKETPIDIVLDYIWGHSVEMILSAFKGDGTFSHKTKLVNIGGMSGDTIQLSSQILRGTDIQISGSGLGSWTKEESALLFSEIIPEMFQAAVDGKIKMETQEVDIKNIETIWHAEIQSGKRLVIRI; encoded by the coding sequence ATGAAAGCAGCAGTAGTATTTGAAAAAGGAAGTATTCCTCAATATGCAGATTTTCCGGAACCGGAAGTACAGGAAAATGAAATTTTGGTTTCAGTAAAAGCAGCCTCTATTAAAAACCTGGATAGAGCCAGAGCAGGCGGAAACCATTATTCCACAGAAAATCAGGAATATCAGCCAACTATTATCGGAACAGATGGAGCGGGATACCTGAAAAACGGAGATAAGGTTTACTTTTTCAGTAAAAAAGGAACGGTATCTGAAAAAGCCGCAGCAGACAAAAAAATGATTATCTCTATTCCAGAAGACCTGGATTTTTCTTTGGCAGCCGCATTGCCCAATGCTGTTATGGGATCTGCAATGGCATTAAAATTCAAAGCTGGAATACAAAAAGGAAATACAGTTCTCATTAACGGAGCAACAGGAATTACAGGAAGGATTGCTGTTCAGATTGCCAGATTATATGGAGCTCAAAAGATCATTGTTACTGGAAGAAATGAAGAATCGCTGCAGTCTTTGTGCGAATTGGGTGCCGATGAGGTTGTTTCTCTCAAACTGGATGATCATGATTTTAAGCAAAAAATAAAAGAACTTCACAAAGAAACTCCTATAGATATTGTTTTGGACTACATCTGGGGACATTCTGTAGAGATGATCTTGTCTGCTTTTAAAGGTGACGGAACATTTTCTCATAAAACCAAACTGGTAAATATAGGAGGAATGAGTGGAGATACCATTCAGCTGTCTTCACAGATTCTAAGAGGTACAGATATTCAGATTTCCGGATCCGGATTGGGTAGCTGGACGAAAGAGGAATCTGCCCTTCTGTTTTCAGAAATCATCCCGGAAATGTTTCAGGCAGCTGTGGACGGAAAAATTAAAATGGAAACCCAGGAGGTTGATATTAAAAATATCGAAACTATATGGCATGCTGAGATACAAAGCGGTAAACGCCTTGTAATAAGAATTTAA
- a CDS encoding tetratricopeptide repeat protein, whose amino-acid sequence MEEYFGNELVKKFEEMMENNDEFYFDTEELEDIIVYYLELGDFNYADMAVNYGLKLHPNSLDIKIKRLEILLEWEEYNTAKELIDELKGASMEHTDFLVCYAKYYSNLGNPRKSIEICKKALTLEEEENFLHNFIADEYVNLGDPFNALKHYRKALKEDPTDEYSLENAMVCFSDLNKSEEAIAFLNEYLDEFPYSETAWFEYGQFYFNRKNYDEAIRGYDYLLAINSNSVGVYANKSACYEALGQYQKAIETYEEMLELEYTKAFTFYKIGLCNKALKQPILALNAFQKSLREDPQFYLAMMEQSYLYEEMGGMSEALHYAKEATQLNENNLDYQKRLAFLFIDSGKFEESLSCLKKLVDAEPSRFYNWYAYSEVLMLVGEYEDAVTVLNRAIKKHHRAELFYQLSNCFYNLKDQDKGMESLQQALELDPSLAKDMQKKYPFIKDEVKKVKASKVKKKN is encoded by the coding sequence TTGGAAGAGTATTTTGGAAATGAACTTGTAAAAAAGTTCGAGGAAATGATGGAAAACAATGACGAATTCTACTTCGATACCGAAGAGTTAGAAGACATCATCGTTTATTATTTGGAGCTGGGAGACTTTAATTACGCTGACATGGCTGTTAATTATGGACTGAAGCTTCACCCTAATTCGTTGGATATTAAGATCAAAAGACTTGAAATCCTTCTGGAGTGGGAAGAGTATAATACTGCGAAAGAACTTATTGACGAGTTGAAGGGTGCTTCTATGGAGCATACAGACTTTTTGGTTTGTTACGCCAAGTATTATTCGAACTTAGGAAATCCCAGAAAATCCATTGAAATCTGCAAAAAAGCTTTGACATTAGAGGAAGAAGAAAACTTTCTCCACAACTTTATTGCGGATGAATATGTGAATCTCGGAGATCCTTTTAACGCTCTTAAACATTACAGAAAAGCACTGAAAGAAGATCCTACGGATGAATATTCGCTGGAAAACGCTATGGTGTGCTTCAGTGACCTGAATAAGAGTGAGGAGGCGATTGCCTTTCTTAATGAATATTTAGATGAATTCCCTTATTCTGAAACAGCTTGGTTTGAATACGGACAATTCTATTTCAACAGAAAAAATTATGATGAAGCCATAAGAGGTTATGATTATCTGTTAGCCATCAACTCAAACTCTGTTGGGGTTTATGCTAATAAATCAGCTTGTTATGAAGCTTTGGGACAATACCAGAAGGCTATTGAGACTTATGAAGAAATGCTGGAGCTGGAATATACAAAAGCATTTACTTTTTATAAGATCGGATTATGCAATAAGGCATTGAAACAGCCTATTTTAGCTTTAAATGCATTCCAGAAATCATTGAGAGAAGACCCTCAGTTTTATCTTGCCATGATGGAACAGTCTTATCTTTACGAAGAAATGGGCGGAATGTCTGAAGCATTGCATTATGCCAAAGAAGCTACCCAGCTGAATGAAAACAACCTTGATTACCAGAAAAGACTGGCGTTTTTATTCATTGATTCCGGGAAGTTTGAAGAAAGCCTTTCCTGTCTTAAAAAGCTGGTGGATGCAGAGCCTTCAAGGTTCTACAACTGGTATGCTTATTCAGAAGTTTTAATGTTGGTAGGAGAGTATGAAGATGCTGTAACTGTTCTAAACAGAGCTATTAAGAAGCATCACAGAGCAGAGCTTTTTTATCAGCTGAGTAACTGCTTTTACAATCTGAAAGACCAGGATAAAGGAATGGAATCACTTCAACAGGCATTAGAACTTGACCCGTCTTTAGCAAAAGATATGCAGAAAAAATATCCTTTCATTAAAGATGAGGTGAAAAAAGTAAAAGCCAGTAAAGTGAAGAAAAAGAATTAG
- a CDS encoding DMT family transporter codes for MNADKEKWVLLIILSIIWGSSFILIKKSLEHFNPYQVGSLRVLIAGIILLPVAISNYKLFPKKHLKWLILAAFTGNFIPMFLFPIAETEVSSSIAGIINSMMPIFVIIVGALVWKFETTKKQIIGTLISFTGVCILAFGGGDSGELKMIPILLLLLATLCYAMSTTTVKSKLMEVSSTVLSAFVFSFVLLFPSVIALTSTGFFSEFSFSKDNLMGLMFVSLLSVFGTGLAMTMNYRLLKVSSPLFASTVTLIMPIVAIIWGIIDGEKLTYLQFAGAGIIIGGLIFLRTNPKK; via the coding sequence ATGAACGCAGATAAAGAAAAATGGGTTCTTCTGATTATCCTGAGTATTATCTGGGGATCATCTTTTATTCTGATCAAAAAATCCCTGGAGCATTTTAATCCGTATCAGGTGGGCTCTTTAAGAGTACTTATTGCAGGGATTATCTTACTTCCGGTTGCAATTTCCAATTATAAACTTTTCCCTAAGAAACACTTGAAATGGCTCATTCTGGCTGCTTTTACAGGAAATTTTATCCCAATGTTTCTCTTTCCGATTGCCGAAACTGAAGTAAGCAGCAGTATTGCCGGGATTATCAATTCAATGATGCCTATTTTCGTCATTATCGTTGGAGCATTGGTATGGAAATTCGAAACGACCAAAAAACAGATTATAGGGACGTTAATAAGCTTTACGGGAGTTTGTATTCTCGCTTTCGGAGGAGGCGACAGCGGAGAACTGAAAATGATTCCGATTTTGCTGCTGTTATTGGCTACTTTATGCTATGCCATGAGCACAACAACTGTAAAATCAAAGCTTATGGAGGTTTCGTCTACTGTTCTCTCTGCTTTTGTATTCTCATTTGTTTTATTATTTCCATCTGTTATAGCATTGACGAGTACAGGATTCTTTTCGGAGTTCAGTTTTTCAAAAGATAATTTGATGGGACTTATGTTTGTGAGCCTTTTATCGGTTTTCGGAACCGGCCTGGCCATGACGATGAATTACCGTTTGCTAAAAGTTTCTTCTCCTCTTTTTGCTTCTACGGTTACTTTAATAATGCCTATTGTGGCTATTATCTGGGGGATTATTGATGGGGAAAAACTGACCTATTTGCAATTTGCAGGGGCAGGAATTATTATTGGCGGTCTCATATTTTTAAGAACAAATCCGAAAAAATAA
- the aat gene encoding leucyl/phenylalanyl-tRNA--protein transferase, translating to MVRLDENEISFPDPELYEGHEGVVAFGGDLSVERIWFAYQLGIFPWYNPGEEILWWCPDPRFVLVPEELKVSKSMRKILNKNVFTFSENQNFREVIRNCQQATRKGQSGTWLSDELMESFIQLHQYGLAKSIEVWQDGELVGGFYGLQIGNVFCGESMFAKVSNASKAGFIHFVESNKNNIELVDCQSHTEHLESLGAKMIPKKEFLKILHENNERR from the coding sequence ATGGTTCGATTAGACGAAAACGAGATTTCATTTCCCGACCCGGAACTGTATGAGGGCCACGAAGGAGTAGTTGCTTTCGGTGGCGACCTGTCTGTAGAGCGCATTTGGTTTGCCTATCAGCTGGGTATTTTTCCCTGGTACAATCCTGGAGAAGAAATTCTCTGGTGGTGCCCGGATCCGAGATTTGTTCTGGTTCCGGAAGAGCTGAAGGTTTCAAAATCTATGAGAAAAATATTGAACAAAAATGTTTTTACCTTTTCGGAGAATCAGAATTTCAGGGAAGTGATCAGAAACTGTCAGCAGGCAACAAGAAAAGGACAGTCAGGAACATGGCTTTCTGATGAATTGATGGAATCTTTTATCCAGCTTCATCAATACGGTCTGGCCAAAAGTATTGAAGTATGGCAGGATGGAGAACTTGTAGGGGGTTTTTACGGGCTACAGATTGGCAATGTTTTTTGTGGCGAAAGCATGTTTGCCAAGGTGAGCAACGCTTCCAAAGCAGGATTTATTCATTTTGTAGAAAGCAACAAAAACAACATTGAACTTGTTGACTGCCAATCACATACAGAACATCTTGAGAGCCTGGGGGCGAAAATGATTCCTAAAAAAGAATTTCTAAAAATCTTACACGAAAATAATGAACGCAGATAA
- a CDS encoding DUF3127 domain-containing protein: MELQGTVKKLFDAQTFASGFQKREMVILTQEQYPQPINIEFLSDKISLLDNLKEGENVKVGINIRGREWVSPQGETKYFNSITGWRVEKVSENASEPTQAMPQQSASPVSNENPFAGDDDDDLPF; this comes from the coding sequence ATGGAATTACAAGGAACGGTAAAGAAACTTTTTGATGCTCAAACATTTGCGAGCGGGTTTCAAAAAAGAGAAATGGTTATTTTGACCCAGGAACAGTATCCACAGCCGATAAACATAGAATTTTTGTCTGATAAAATAAGTTTATTAGATAACCTTAAAGAAGGAGAAAACGTAAAGGTAGGAATCAATATCAGAGGTAGAGAATGGGTTTCTCCTCAGGGTGAAACTAAATACTTCAACTCTATTACAGGGTGGAGAGTAGAGAAAGTTTCTGAGAACGCTTCAGAACCTACTCAGGCTATGCCTCAGCAGTCAGCATCTCCTGTTTCTAACGAAAATCCGTTTGCCGGAGACGATGACGATGATTTGCCTTTTTAA
- a CDS encoding tyrosine-type recombinase/integrase, which translates to MKSYSEMKVYPVNWETSKKTISKDWIVRYNFTDKNGIEYPTSFKGMNHIKDHTERVAETRRLIAEEQYLLDRGYNPKTGEYDTVSGLNLVNGKTLFLAACNIAIETKDLVKSSKEDMINSMKHITKYATLLKLHLKPIKDITKADIKQLLIHMKNDQHTNYRINKTKSHLSSCFTFFTELDIFQVNFVRGISKLPHIPAKKEVIRTPEEWKKFHSIKNLNYNVYVFLYIFFYCGSRFEEMIHVKKEDVEIDKSIFWINLKKGGVHTRAMRPINFHAWNYWKTLYDIAKPDQYLFSFNQMPHDEPVTANSLYRIASRYLRKVGLNITGYALKHSYINMVTNVYGLSKGKELAGHTTERTTLNYAVDYEQQQVEKNKNIDICI; encoded by the coding sequence ATGAAATCTTATTCTGAAATGAAAGTTTATCCCGTAAATTGGGAAACATCAAAAAAAACAATCTCAAAAGACTGGATCGTTCGATACAATTTTACTGATAAAAATGGAATTGAATATCCTACATCATTCAAAGGTATGAACCATATTAAGGATCATACAGAACGTGTTGCCGAGACAAGGCGTCTGATTGCTGAAGAGCAATATTTGCTTGATCGTGGGTACAATCCAAAAACAGGAGAATATGATACCGTTTCTGGATTAAATCTTGTTAATGGTAAAACCTTATTTTTGGCAGCTTGTAATATTGCTATTGAAACAAAAGATCTGGTTAAATCTTCTAAAGAAGATATGATCAACAGCATGAAGCATATTACAAAATATGCTACTTTGTTGAAACTGCATTTAAAACCCATAAAAGATATTACGAAAGCAGATATTAAACAGCTTCTTATTCACATGAAAAACGATCAGCATACCAATTATAGGATCAATAAGACAAAGTCTCATTTATCTTCTTGCTTTACGTTTTTTACGGAACTGGATATATTTCAGGTAAATTTTGTTCGTGGTATTTCAAAACTTCCTCACATTCCGGCCAAAAAAGAAGTTATTAGGACTCCAGAAGAGTGGAAGAAATTCCATTCTATAAAAAACCTGAATTATAATGTTTATGTTTTTTTGTATATTTTCTTTTATTGTGGAAGCAGGTTTGAAGAAATGATCCATGTTAAAAAAGAAGATGTTGAAATTGATAAAAGCATCTTTTGGATAAATTTGAAAAAGGGGGGCGTTCATACCCGAGCTATGCGACCCATCAATTTCCATGCGTGGAATTATTGGAAAACTTTGTATGACATTGCTAAGCCTGATCAATACTTATTTAGTTTTAACCAAATGCCACATGATGAGCCTGTAACTGCAAACAGTTTATATCGTATTGCTTCAAGATATTTAAGGAAAGTTGGGTTGAATATTACTGGGTATGCTTTAAAACACTCATATATAAATATGGTGACTAATGTTTATGGGCTGTCAAAAGGTAAAGAACTTGCAGGACATACAACTGAAAGAACAACATTAAATTATGCCGTTGATTATGAGCAGCAGCAAGTAGAAAAAAATAAAAATATTGATATTTGTATTTAA
- a CDS encoding porin family protein produces the protein MKKHLISLYMVLGTLSFAQSTNGPKFGAKAGGSLSSFTGSDYKSKLGFYAGAFVNIPISKIFSIQPEVVYSQQGAKAKDKYYFGGLAVTDIKQTLGYINVPVMVQYNATSKFYFEAGTEFGFLINAKAEENFITTPLSRNNKDSLKTFNFGLGIGLGYKFIPNQGVNVRYVAGLTKIVKDDVDSSKNTNFQLGINYSF, from the coding sequence ATGAAAAAACATTTAATTAGCTTATACATGGTTTTAGGAACTCTGTCATTCGCACAATCTACAAACGGACCTAAATTTGGTGCTAAAGCTGGAGGTAGCCTTTCAAGTTTTACTGGAAGTGATTATAAATCTAAACTTGGATTTTATGCCGGAGCTTTTGTTAATATCCCTATTTCTAAAATATTTAGTATTCAACCAGAGGTAGTGTACAGTCAGCAGGGAGCAAAAGCAAAAGATAAATATTATTTTGGAGGTCTTGCTGTAACGGATATAAAGCAAACTCTTGGCTACATCAATGTTCCTGTAATGGTTCAGTATAATGCCACTTCTAAATTTTATTTTGAAGCAGGGACTGAATTTGGCTTCCTTATCAATGCAAAGGCTGAAGAAAATTTCATAACTACACCTTTGAGTAGAAATAATAAAGATTCATTAAAAACCTTCAATTTTGGATTAGGGATTGGCCTCGGATATAAATTTATTCCCAACCAAGGAGTCAATGTCCGTTATGTTGCCGGATTAACAAAAATTGTCAAAGATGACGTTGACTCTTCAAAAAATACTAATTTCCAATTAGGTATAAACTACTCTTTTTAA
- a CDS encoding RHS repeat protein, translated as MGNLTHLKIGNEPVITDKGVIAEASLIIDRGYTGHEHFMGVGIIHMNGRLYDPLLRRFLNADENIQDPTNTQNYNKYGYVMNNPLMYNDPSGEFLQWIIGAFVGGYLNGVAANGGNWNPVKWDWQRTWSAVLGGAIGGAAISGALGTITSNPGAIKFALPGIISGGLNSAFTGGNFLGGAIGGISYTGNLFTNKVTSTNIPNNGYKYIISPDYNDEIDEGPGGPGKGALAGALVGTLEGGTTVSAAGPIGVLWYVMNGVFGSAHIPNHADWGYRYTRAVPLTLTDVRAEYKVRERDTRPGSYTIIFGNDHKYHGKGSLERMFTSAILKMTQNSTTVKSFDWTPSVSHREAFKAEYRRMQTDRVRRRYEEGYMNPINYNMIQSPGKKYIQQDGY; from the coding sequence ATGGGGAATCTTACCCACCTAAAGATAGGAAATGAACCTGTAATAACGGATAAGGGAGTCATTGCTGAAGCTTCGCTTATTATTGATCGTGGCTATACAGGACATGAGCACTTTATGGGAGTAGGCATTATTCACATGAATGGCAGGCTGTATGATCCTTTATTAAGGAGGTTCTTAAATGCGGATGAAAATATCCAGGATCCTACCAATACTCAAAACTACAATAAGTATGGGTATGTGATGAATAATCCGCTAATGTATAATGACCCAAGCGGGGAATTTTTACAGTGGATTATTGGAGCTTTTGTTGGAGGATACCTAAACGGTGTGGCTGCCAATGGTGGAAACTGGAACCCTGTAAAATGGGACTGGCAGAGAACATGGAGTGCCGTGTTGGGAGGTGCCATCGGTGGAGCAGCTATCTCAGGGGCACTGGGTACGATCACAAGCAACCCCGGAGCTATTAAGTTTGCTTTGCCGGGTATTATCTCAGGAGGACTCAACTCAGCGTTTACAGGAGGTAATTTCTTAGGGGGAGCCATTGGAGGAATATCCTATACAGGGAATTTATTTACCAATAAAGTAACATCAACAAATATTCCTAATAATGGATATAAATACATTATTTCTCCAGACTATAATGATGAAATAGATGAAGGTCCCGGAGGCCCTGGGAAAGGGGCATTAGCTGGAGCGCTAGTCGGAACCTTAGAGGGAGGAACTACGGTATCTGCTGCCGGACCAATTGGCGTACTTTGGTACGTAATGAATGGGGTTTTTGGTTCTGCTCATATACCTAATCATGCAGATTGGGGGTATCGATACACTAGAGCCGTACCATTAACTCTCACTGATGTCAGAGCTGAATACAAGGTGAGAGAAAGGGATACCAGACCTGGTTCTTATACTATTATATTTGGGAATGATCATAAATACCACGGTAAGGGATCACTTGAAAGAATGTTTACATCTGCAATATTAAAGATGACGCAGAATAGTACAACGGTAAAATCTTTTGATTGGACACCTTCAGTATCTCACAGAGAAGCTTTTAAAGCAGAATATAGGAGAATGCAAACGGATAGAGTGCGCCGAAGATATGAAGAGGGCTATATGAATCCAATAAATTATAATATGATACAATCACCTGGAAAAAAATACATACAACAAGATGGATACTAA